DNA sequence from the Alphaproteobacteria bacterium genome:
TTGTAGATTGCCCCGGATTCGGGGAAGCACCTGTTCCACCCAGTGACTGGGGAACAGAGGACTATGCTCAAGGACTTTCCCAATGGCTTTCCAAGGAACCTTCCATGCCAACCATTATCATTGGCCATTCATTTGGGGGAAGAGTTGCCCTCCAATTGGCCAATCTGTATCCAGAGTTGGTCCAAGGACTCGTTCTTATTGCCGGCGCAGGCTTAAAAAGACCGAAACCCCTGCGGATTAAATTAAAAATTTTCCGCTATAAGATCTTGGCAAAGGCTGTATCCGTCTTTGATCGTCTTTTTGGAACGCACCTTTTGCAAAAACTCAGGACTTCCTTCGGAAGCACCGACTACAAAAGATCGGGCCCTCTCCGCAATATCCTCGTCAAAACGGTAAATGAGGACTTGTCTACCGTCGCTGCCTCTATCACCCAGCCCACGTTACTTATATATGGGGAAAAGGATACGGAAACGCCACCTGAATATGGTGAAAGATTCCAAAAGCTCATTGCGAACGCTCAATTGCATCGCTTGCCCTTATTCGATCACTATTCCATTCTTGCTGGAGGCCGCTCACAAGTAACTTCTCTGATCGCGGCCTTTCTTGAAGGCTTTAACAAAAAGGATTCCTAATGGAAAATACGCTCTTTATCTCCCTCCTTATTCCCTTTGCCTTTGGATTTTTCAGCTTTAAGCGACTCCTAACATTCCTTCGCTATTTCCAACAAGAAGAATATGATGGGCAAAGGTTCTTGGCTTGGTGCGCTAGAAACTTCACAGTTGACCGAAAGCTCTCCCTTAGTCTGTTTGCCGCTTTTATCTTATTGCTGATCGTGCCTCCTTTTGATGAAGCCGATATCTATCAATTTACCTTTTCCCTCTTGTTCCTCTTTTTTGGTCTTCTCGAAAACAATCCCAGAAGTAAGGGGAAAAAGCCCCTTGTTCTTACAAAGAGAGCCACACGAATCTTGGTGCTTTCTCTTATTCTATCGGTCTTGTGTGCGTTTTTCGTCAGTTTCTATCTTCCCTTGGAAATAAAACAGACCATTGGCTGGCTTTTGCTTGTACAGCTGATTCCTATGTTCCTGCCCATTGCAAATTTTTTGCTCTGTCCGGTGGAAAAAGGAATTCAATGGAGAATCCGGAAGAAAGCTCTTCGTAAACTAAAAAAGCTAAGCCCAACCGTTATCGGCATTACAGGGTCCTATGGAAAGACCTCCACAAAGCACATATTGGGACATATCCTCTCCACCGTATCTCCAACCCTAATCACGCCAAAGAGCTTTAACACCGTCATGGGAATTTGCCGTAGTATTTTTGATGGACTGACCTCAAAGCATGAATATTTCGTTGTTGAGATGGGTGCGTATGGCCCTGGATCCATCAAGAGGCTTAGTGATTTTGTCTCGCCAACACACGGAATCATTACAGCCATAGGAATCGCCCATTTGGAGCGATTTAAAAGCCCGGAACGCATTCTCAATGCAAAATATGAACTAGCAGACAAAGTCTCTGAAATGGCAGGAATACTAGTCGTTCCTGCTGACTCTACACCAAAAGCCTTTCTAAAAAGTCGTATGAAGACTCATCCTGAGACTTATCCTTTTGGTTCAAAAAAACATGAGTTTCCCCATGAAACCTATTACACAGATGTAAAAGAAACGTCCTCGGGCCTTTCCTTCAAGATCCATTGTGCTGGAAAAGCCTATGCTATCGAAACACCCCTCTACGGTCTGCACCAATGTGCCAATATTACGGCAGCATTCTCTCTCGCCAAACACTTGGAAGTTCCTGAAAAAACCATTGTGGCCTCCCTCAAAACGCTCCCACAAATTGAGCATCGCTTAGAAGTCTCCCGAGGAAATAATGGCTCAATCATCATCGACGATGCCTATAATTCCAATGTGGATGGTTTTCTTTCAGCCCTCTCGTTGCTCAATACTCTCGGGCAAAAGAGGAAGCGGCGTATTCTTGTTACACCCGGAATGATCGAATTGGGAGAGGCCCACGATAGGGAACACAAACGGCTTGGTCAGAAGGCCGCAGAATGTGCTGATATTATGCTCGTTATCGGCTCAGAGCGCATCCCAACTTTGACAGCAGGATTCAACGAGAACTCCAAGAAAGATCAACAGGTCATCCCCTGCAGCTCTTTTGCAGAAGCCAAAAATTGGATTACCCAAAATGGAACCGCTAATGACGTGATTCTCTTTGAAAATGACTTACCCGATTTATTCGAAGAAAAGCTGAAGCTGTAGAGGGAAAGCCCTAGAAATTTTGAAATCCAATTTCCTAAACTTTCTAAGAGTTATTAATCTAACTAAATTTCTTGTGGGATTTAGAAAGCAACCCCGATAAATAATTAGCAAACGGCTTTATATTTTGGTGTACGCTCGCTTTTTCAAGTGCAGTCATATAGGTTTTCCTATCACCTAATGGAATAGTCATCCAAGGATAACGAGCTGCTGCAAGCATCAAATTCATCAAAAAACGACCTATTCTGCCATTTCCATCCATATACGGATGGATATATACAAATATAAAATGGCCAAGAACAATCCGAACTGTTGGCTCTTTCTCTGATGTCAATAAATGAAAAAACTCCCCCATCATTTCAGGTACTGCTTTCGGATTTGGAGGAACATGCATAGACTGTCGAATGAACACCTGCTCATTGCGATATCCTGCAAGATCACTAGGACGTAAAAATCCTGCTAAAATACTTGGTGAAAACATTTCTCGGTACCAAACTTTATGATCTTCCTCTACCACAACTCCTGGATTTTCACCTTCAAGAACTTTTTTTATACTTTGTTCTACAGATTGCCACGCAAGCCAATAACCACGCGCTACAAGAGCGTTCTTATGCTCTTGATCAGTTTCAATGTTTTCAGGGTCCCATTCCCCCGTCCTTACCCTTTCAATCAATTCTGGAGTGATCCTATATCCCTCTATTGATAATGAATTATAGGCATCCTCAACATATTCGTCCTCAATTCGCCCAAGATAATCTTCGGTTGAAACCTTGCCAAACTTCATGGAAGGAAACTCTTCTAAAACTGGCCCTCTCATCTGCTGCCACATAAGTCTAATACGATTAACGTATTTTGACCTATTATCACTGAGAGAAATCGGCATTGAAGGAGAGGCGAAAGGATCATTTTCACGCGTTTCGTATCCAGCACTATGCATTGTTTCCAAAATTTCATCCGCAATCCTATCTTGTTGATTATTTCGAAATGCTCCTACGAGTCTTCCTGCAACAAAATTATGCCCCCCTTCAAGAAGCAGACGTAAAATTTCAGAAGCATCCTTTATCATTGCTAAAGCGGAGCGTACATCAATCGGATTTTGGCGAAAAAAGCCTGGAGAACAAAAAACCAATGCTGCTGGAAGAGAAAAAAGACGCATCCCTTCTTTATTTCTTATTTCTTTTGGGTCTGGCAATTTCGCCCGAACCTCAAGAATAGAAACGCCATAAATTAATGAAGTCATATTATTTTGCGCTTTAGGGGCTCGAACAAGCAGTTGTTGAGGTACTGTTTTGTTTCCAACGAAAAGTTGTATCGATTGTTCAGGAGATAGACTCCACTCCTCGCCAAATCGTGTTTGAAAATATCGCGGAAAAAATCCCCAAAAAGATGAGTACCAATCCGTACTTTCACCAACTATTCCCTCTGGGCGTATTCCTATAAACCATCCTTTTACCACCTCTTTCAGAAAGGAATTTTTTATAAGTCGCTCGCGATGCACACGAGAAATATCTCTTGATCGGATAGCAACAATACCTTCGCTTTGAAGTTTTTTTAGTATCTGAAGAGATTGTGCGAGTTTTTCCGAAGGCTTCGCCATAATATCTGAACTTTTAGTTTTTTGCACCGTTGAATATTTAGTTTTAACTGCCGTGGAATTATTAGTTTATTATGTTGTAGCATAATTAGTTTATTATGTCACAAAAAAACCACCTTGCGCTATCATTTCAGACATAGATAAAAGTTGAATGCAAATAATCCATTGAAAAACAAGAAATTCTAGTTTTTTCACTGTTGAATAATTAGTTTTAACTGCCGTGGAATTATTAGCTTATTGTGTATTATCGCACCGGAAAATCAAAATAAGTTTCTGGAAAAGGCTCGTCTTTTAACGAAAAATGCCACCATTCTTTTTCATAGTTTTCAAAACCATGCGTCTCCATGACCTTGGTCAGATATGCTCGATTCTTTTTGGCTTCCTCTGAAATCCGTGGACAGGCCGTGTGGGACATTTCGTCAAAGCAATCAAAGCCGGTACCCATTTCAATGCTGTTATCATTAAAACGCTGGCCTTTAGGTAAACGAGCATCCACCAGCTGATCACCGCTTCGGTACGTATCTTGATCCGGTATTGTCAGTGGCACCAAGGTCAAATCGACAGCACACCCTCGGCTGTGTTGAGAGCGAAATCCTATGTAACCTAAATCAAACAAGTGCGCTTTATTTATCTCTGGATAAAACTCCTCCTTCATAAGAAGATCCTCTAAATCCATGGCCCACTTGGCAAAATTCACGACGGATCTTAGGGGGCGATAAGCATCGTACACCTTGAGCGTGTAATTATCCTTGCGTACTTCCTCTTGAACTGCCGCTATCCCTTGCCCCAGTTTGTCCGACACGACACATCGAGCCGCTTCATATCCATCGATGGGTCTTCCGATAAAATTATGAGGGCCGGCATAACGAACTTCCTGAAGAATCGTAGAGTCAATATCTTCAAGATAGGAAAATCCTGGGAAGAGTGGTGAAGAAACTGTCTTAGGAACTGTCATGGGCTGCTTTTTGCTTTATGGACACATGTAACTTACTATTTATGAAAGTGCGTTATTTCCCTTTCAAAAGCAAGTGGCTCCCCCTCACCCCCGTGGGTGAGCTTTTTTGTGCACAGCCAAAAGCCGCTTGGTGTCCGCATGGGCATAGCGCTGAGTGGAGCTCAATGAGGCATGCCCCAGAAGCTC
Encoded proteins:
- a CDS encoding alpha/beta hydrolase, with product MGNTNVKTCQENGGTFYVETLSGIKSPSLRLVWLPGWAQNRNAFTAFQPFFEKRALNHFVDCPGFGEAPVPPSDWGTEDYAQGLSQWLSKEPSMPTIIIGHSFGGRVALQLANLYPELVQGLVLIAGAGLKRPKPLRIKLKIFRYKILAKAVSVFDRLFGTHLLQKLRTSFGSTDYKRSGPLRNILVKTVNEDLSTVAASITQPTLLIYGEKDTETPPEYGERFQKLIANAQLHRLPLFDHYSILAGGRSQVTSLIAAFLEGFNKKDS
- a CDS encoding UDP-N-acetylmuramoyl-tripeptide--D-alanyl-D-alanine ligase; the encoded protein is MENTLFISLLIPFAFGFFSFKRLLTFLRYFQQEEYDGQRFLAWCARNFTVDRKLSLSLFAAFILLLIVPPFDEADIYQFTFSLLFLFFGLLENNPRSKGKKPLVLTKRATRILVLSLILSVLCAFFVSFYLPLEIKQTIGWLLLVQLIPMFLPIANFLLCPVEKGIQWRIRKKALRKLKKLSPTVIGITGSYGKTSTKHILGHILSTVSPTLITPKSFNTVMGICRSIFDGLTSKHEYFVVEMGAYGPGSIKRLSDFVSPTHGIITAIGIAHLERFKSPERILNAKYELADKVSEMAGILVVPADSTPKAFLKSRMKTHPETYPFGSKKHEFPHETYYTDVKETSSGLSFKIHCAGKAYAIETPLYGLHQCANITAAFSLAKHLEVPEKTIVASLKTLPQIEHRLEVSRGNNGSIIIDDAYNSNVDGFLSALSLLNTLGQKRKRRILVTPGMIELGEAHDREHKRLGQKAAECADIMLVIGSERIPTLTAGFNENSKKDQQVIPCSSFAEAKNWITQNGTANDVILFENDLPDLFEEKLKL
- a CDS encoding Fic family protein; its protein translation is MAKPSEKLAQSLQILKKLQSEGIVAIRSRDISRVHRERLIKNSFLKEVVKGWFIGIRPEGIVGESTDWYSSFWGFFPRYFQTRFGEEWSLSPEQSIQLFVGNKTVPQQLLVRAPKAQNNMTSLIYGVSILEVRAKLPDPKEIRNKEGMRLFSLPAALVFCSPGFFRQNPIDVRSALAMIKDASEILRLLLEGGHNFVAGRLVGAFRNNQQDRIADEILETMHSAGYETRENDPFASPSMPISLSDNRSKYVNRIRLMWQQMRGPVLEEFPSMKFGKVSTEDYLGRIEDEYVEDAYNSLSIEGYRITPELIERVRTGEWDPENIETDQEHKNALVARGYWLAWQSVEQSIKKVLEGENPGVVVEEDHKVWYREMFSPSILAGFLRPSDLAGYRNEQVFIRQSMHVPPNPKAVPEMMGEFFHLLTSEKEPTVRIVLGHFIFVYIHPYMDGNGRIGRFLMNLMLAAARYPWMTIPLGDRKTYMTALEKASVHQNIKPFANYLSGLLSKSHKKFS
- a CDS encoding M15 family metallopeptidase, which translates into the protein MTVPKTVSSPLFPGFSYLEDIDSTILQEVRYAGPHNFIGRPIDGYEAARCVVSDKLGQGIAAVQEEVRKDNYTLKVYDAYRPLRSVVNFAKWAMDLEDLLMKEEFYPEINKAHLFDLGYIGFRSQHSRGCAVDLTLVPLTIPDQDTYRSGDQLVDARLPKGQRFNDNSIEMGTGFDCFDEMSHTACPRISEEAKKNRAYLTKVMETHGFENYEKEWWHFSLKDEPFPETYFDFPVR